DNA from Ignavibacteriales bacterium:
AGTGTTTAAGTATTGAAACTTTTGGTGCTTCTGCTCCTGATTCTATTTTATATGAGAAATATGGGTTTACTGTTGATAATATTATTACAACAGCAAAAAAATTAATTGATCGGAAGTTATGATAGTTTATGAGCAAGGTAAGAAAAAAATTTTCTGATAAAGATTGGAATGATTGCTGTGGAAAATTTTGCAGTGATTGTAAAATAGCTAATACTTATCGAGAAAAGTTTGGACAGAAAGAAGGGGAAAAGAAATTTAACAAAGATAAGAAAAAACAAAAGTAAATATATTTAACAAGCTAAGAGGAATTAAATGAAAAAGTTTATTGCATTTATTGCATTGATTTTAATTGGCATTCAATTTATACCGGTGGAAAGAACTAATCCTCCTGTTCAATCTGATATTGATGCACCCGCTAATGTAAAAGCAATTTTTAAAAAGGCTTGTTACGATTGCCACTCAAACGAAACCAATTGGGCTTGGTACACAAAAGTTGCACCCGCATCCTTTCTTGCCGTTAAAGATGTTGAAGACGGAAGAAGGCATTTAAATTTTTCTGAATGGGGTAACTATACCAGCAAAACGGAAAAAATGAAAGATGAAATTTGGGATGAAGTGCGCGAAGAACAAATGCCGCCATGGCAATACAAAATTTTTCACAGCGATAAAGTGCTCACCCAGGAAGAAAAAGACATAGTAAGAAGTTGGGCAACAAGTAAATAATTGGCAAACAAAAAACCCAAAATAAAATTTTCAGAACTTTGGCGGCAGGTTGATTTTACAAAAACCTCTACACTTTCATTAATATTTTCTAACCTGCTGGTAATATTTTTTGCAATTGTTGATGATATTTCTGCAATTGATGTATTGTGGATTTACTGGTGGC
Protein-coding regions in this window:
- a CDS encoding heme-binding domain-containing protein encodes the protein MKKFIAFIALILIGIQFIPVERTNPPVQSDIDAPANVKAIFKKACYDCHSNETNWAWYTKVAPASFLAVKDVEDGRRHLNFSEWGNYTSKTEKMKDEIWDEVREEQMPPWQYKIFHSDKVLTQEEKDIVRSWATSK